One genomic window of Oncorhynchus clarkii lewisi isolate Uvic-CL-2024 chromosome 5, UVic_Ocla_1.0, whole genome shotgun sequence includes the following:
- the LOC139408811 gene encoding heat shock protein beta-11-like gives MLCPSMMQSSLNPMSPMGPFMDFHWPVRSLWPETRPLFFQMEQEMMRNMQEMRHNMEYMQRLHQKIFEDIDGPLSLTDFKPIAFQMGKENNRFALTLDTKDFSPADLSVKQVGRKLRVSGKTEKKQDDGKGSFSYRCQEFKQEFDLPEGVNPETVTCSLNDGQLQIQAPKVAAVTESNERVVPITCSSAVTSPGAATESTAVEAEPKKD, from the coding sequence ATGCTTTGCCCCAGCATGATGCAGTCTTCCCTCAACCCAATGAGCCCAATGGGCCCCTTCATGGACTTCCACTGGCCCGTCCGCAGCCTCTGGCCAGAGACCCGGCCTCTCTTCTTCCAGATGGAGCAGGAAATGATGCGAAACATGCAGGAGATGAGGCACAATATGGAATATATGCAACGACTCCACCAAAAGATTTTCGAAGACATTGATGGCCCATTATCTTTAACTGACTTCAAGCCCATCGCTTTCCAGATGGGGAAAGAAAACAACCGCTTTGCCCTGACACTGGACACTAAAGACTTTTCTCCAGCGGATCTGTCTGTCAAGCAGGTGGGCAGGAAGCTGAGAGTCAGTGGGAAGACGGAGAAGAAGCAGGACGACGGGAAAGGCTCCTTCTCTTACAGATGCCAGGAGTTTAAACAGGAGTTTGACTTGCCTGAAGGGGTGAATCCTGAGACAGTCACCTGCTCTTTGAATGATGGACAGCTACAGATTCAGGCACCAAAAGTGGCTGCTGTGACGGAAAGCAATGAGAGAGTGGTTCCTATCACTTGTTCATCAGCAGTAACATCACCCGGGGCTGCCACTGAGAGCACTGCTGTGGAGGCAGAGCCCAAGAAGGACTGA
- the LOC139410011 gene encoding heat shock protein 30-like, which yields MLCSRGFQSSLSPLIDFYWPVRSLWPEVRPLLSQRDLLQRNLLEIKSSLELMAKLQQQIFEELDNVPSSLTIQPVSYKHDKDGEGFALTLDTEDFSPEELSVKQVGRKLKVSGKTEKKLDDGEGSYSYRCQEFRQEFDLPEGMNPETVTCSLAHDGKLHIQAPKNPLSCEHEVAERVVPINCSLDVKTPQFLSKTEGSITDTQKKQENTISQED from the coding sequence ATGCTGTGTTCCCGAGGATTCCAGTCTTCCCTCAGCCCATTGATAGACTTCTACTGGCCTGTGCGCAGTCTATGGCCAGAGGTCCGACCTCTTCTCAGCCAGCGGGATCTTCTGCAGAGAAACCTGCTAGAGATCAAGAGCAGTCTGGAGCTTATGGCAAAACTCCAGCAGCAGATCTTTGAAGAGTTGGACAATGTCCCATCCTCTTTGACCATCCAACCAGTCTCCTACAAGCATGATAAAGATGGAGAGGGCTTTGCCCTGACACTGGACACTGAAGACTTTTCCCCAGAGGAGCTGTCTGTCAAGCAGGTGGGCAGGAAGCTGAAAGTCAGTGGGAAGACAGAGAAGAAGCTGGATGATGGGGAAGGCTCCTACTCTTACAGATGCCAAGAGTTCAGACAAGAGTTTGATCTGCCTGAAGGGATGAATCCTGAGACAGTCACCTGCTCCCTGGCTCATGACGGGAAGCTCCACATTCAGGCACCAAAGAATCCATTATCTTGTGAGCATGAGGTGGCAGAGAGAGTGGTGCCCATCAACTGTAGCCTGGATGTGAAAACCCCACAATTCCTGTCAAAGACAGAGGGAAGCATCACCGACACACAGAAGAAACAAGAGAACACCATTTCACAAGAGGACtga
- the LOC139410012 gene encoding heat shock protein 30-like, giving the protein MLCSRGFQSSLSPLMDFYWPVRSLWPEVRPLLSQRDLLQRNLLEIKSSLELMAKLQQQIFEELDNVPSSLTIQPVSYMHDKDGEGFALTLDTEDFSPEELSVKQVGRKLKVSGKTEKKLDDGEGSYSYRCQEFRQEFDLPEKVNPETVTCSLAHDGKLHIQAPKNPLSCEDEVAERVVPINCSLDVKTPQFLSKTEGSITDTQKKQENTISQED; this is encoded by the coding sequence ATGCTGTGTTCCCGAGGATTCCAGTCTTCCCTCAGCCCATTGATGGACTTCTACTGGCCTGTGCGCAGTCTATGGCCAGAGGTCCGACCTCTTCTCAGCCAGCGGGATCTTCTGCAGAGAAACCTGCTAGAGATCAAGAGCAGTCTGGAGCTCATGGCAAAACTCCAGCAGCAGATCTTTGAAGAGTTGGACAACGTCCCGTCCTCTTTGACCATCCAACCAGTCTCCTACATGCATGATAAAGATGGAGAGGGCTTTGCCCTGACACTGGACACTGAAGACTTTTCCCCAGAGGAGCTGTCTGTCAAGCAGGTGGGCAGGAAGCTGAAAGTCAGTGGGAAGACAGAGAAGAAGCTGGATGATGGGGAAGGCTCCTACTCTTACAGATGCCAAGAGTTCAGACAAGAGTTTGATCTGCCTGAAAAGGTGAATCCTGAGACAGTCACCTGCTCCCTGGCTCATGACGGGAAGCTCCACATTCAGGCACCAAAGAATCCATTATCTTGTGAGGATGAGGTGGCAGAGAGAGTGGTGCCCATCAACTGTAGCCTGGATGTGAAAACCCCACAATTCCTGTCAAAGACAGAGGGAAGCATCACCGACACACAGAAGAAACAAGAGAACACCATTTCACAAGAGGACtga
- the LOC139410013 gene encoding heat shock protein 30-like, which produces MLCSRGFQSSLSPLMDFYWPVRSLWPEVRPLLSQRDLLQRKMLEIKSSLELMAKLQQQIFEELDNVPSSLTIQPVSYKHDKDGEGFALTLDTEDFSPEELSVKQVGRKLKVSGKTEKKLDDGEGSYSYRCQEFRQEFDLPEGMNPETVTCSLAHDGKLHIQAPKNPLSCEDEVAERVVPINCSLDVKTPQFLSKTEGSITDT; this is translated from the coding sequence ATGCTGTGTTCCCGAGGATTCCAGTCTTCCCTCAGCCCATTGATGGACTTCTACTGGCCTGTGCGCAGTCTATGGCCAGAGGTCCGACCTCTTCTCAGCCAGCGGGATCTTCTGCAGAGAAAAATGCTAGAGATCAAGAGCAGTCTGGAGCTGATGGCAAAACTCCAGCAGCAGATCTTTGAAGAGTTGGACAATGTCCCATCCTCTTTGACCATCCAACCAGTCTCCTACAAGCATGATAAAGATGGAGAGGGCTTTGCCCTGACACTGGACACTGAAGACTTTTCCCCAGAGGAGCTGTCTGTCAAGCAGGTGGGCAGGAAGCTGAAAGTCAGTGGGAAGACAGAGAAGAAGCTGGATGATGGGGAAGGCTCCTACTCTTACAGATGCCAAGAGTTCAGACAAGAGTTTGATCTGCCTGAAGGGATGAATCCTGAGACAGTCACCTGCTCCCTGGCTCATGACGGGAAGCTCCACATTCAGGCACCAAAGAATCCATTATCTTGTGAGGATGAGGTGGCAGAGAGAGTGGTGCCCATCAACTGTAGCCTGGATGTGAAAACCCCACAATTCCTGTCAAAGACAGAGGGAAGCATCACCGACACATAG